In Candidatus Methanoperedens sp., one DNA window encodes the following:
- a CDS encoding cobalt-precorrin-7 (C(5))-methyltransferase — protein MKIVGVGAGPNLLTEEAISAIESAEIIFGSKRAIELAREHKKCETHEITDYKLDSLPENAVVLSTGDPMLSGLGKFAKKYDEVIPGISSLQLACSRLCLDMDNLSVITAHSGESIIVEKRIVEQLREGRKLFILPGRDFGVKEIADVMKSRGLSRKISVCERLAYPDERIVTGTTEEPPSVSSSLYCIVISG, from the coding sequence ATGAAAATAGTAGGCGTAGGGGCTGGCCCGAATCTCCTTACTGAGGAAGCAATATCTGCAATTGAAAGCGCTGAAATAATATTCGGATCAAAGAGAGCGATAGAGCTCGCAAGAGAGCATAAAAAATGTGAGACTCATGAGATCACTGATTATAAATTGGATTCACTCCCTGAAAATGCAGTCGTGCTTTCAACAGGCGATCCTATGCTCTCAGGTCTTGGTAAATTCGCAAAAAAATACGACGAAGTGATCCCGGGGATATCATCGCTGCAGCTGGCATGCTCCCGCCTGTGTCTGGATATGGACAATCTTTCCGTGATCACAGCCCATTCAGGCGAAAGCATTATTGTGGAAAAACGAATCGTCGAACAGCTTAGGGAAGGGAGAAAACTGTTCATTCTACCGGGCCGGGACTTCGGGGTGAAAGAGATCGCAGATGTTATGAAATCCCGGGGGCTTTCGAGGAAAATCTCCGTTTGCGAGAGGCTTGCCTATCCGGATGAGAGAATAGTGACAGGCACGACAGAGGAACCGCCATCTGTAAGCTCTTCCCTTTATTGTATCGTAATCAGCGGGTAA
- a CDS encoding winged helix-turn-helix domain-containing protein, which produces MILKYLIDRPYNANQLAEVLNMDYKTIRHHLDVLIKNGVITMEGDKYGAMYFISKAMEANLNEFNDIWEKIDMQSKNK; this is translated from the coding sequence TTGATCCTGAAATATCTTATTGACAGGCCGTATAATGCAAACCAGTTAGCTGAGGTTTTGAATATGGATTATAAGACAATCAGGCACCATCTGGATGTTCTTATTAAAAATGGAGTGATAACGATGGAAGGAGACAAATACGGCGCAATGTATTTTATTTCCAAAGCTATGGAGGCCAATTTAAATGAGTTCAATGACATTTGGGAAAAAATTGATATGCAGAGTAAGAATAAATAG
- a CDS encoding PAS domain S-box protein, with translation MFTDFFIRNLDSVFFIYGFAFTILGIIIFVQLRVTKQSKFRLLDILWLLAWFGFIHGISEFIDMFMLIKGNLLFLRILGALVLFISFLFLFLFGYRMINIGERKRLGSWFPFTIALLFFGLPAVFGATSFDNWNISSRYFLGFPGAILSAIGFVLYYKSEAKKLGEAKVKKYFILIALLFGLYAIFGGWVVPQANFYPASAINNAWFTSSFGIPVQIFRAMIAVGIAWSLWNIVNIFNVEETVEHRRVNEELRESEERYRKLVELSPDAISIHSEGKIVFINAAGAKLLGAANPEQLIGKPVMDFVHPDYRDIARERIQLMGEEGKNVSPAEQKFIKLDGSVIDVEVIAMPFTYQGKSGIQVIIRDITEHKMAEEALIQSEEKYRMLIDNIQDGVFIIQGDKIQFANEAFAKVVGYTVQEVIGKDFRELVAPEDLKIVADHYHRRQAGEDIPREYEFHMLHKDGRNRMLVNMNVGLITFRGGMASMGTVKDITEKKKLESQLLRAQRMDSIGTLASGIAHDINNVLTPIMLSQELLQEKFTDEESHRLLNAIERSTQRGASLMKQVMSYARGVEGERNALQIAHLISEIRQIAKETFPRNIEIRTDIPKDLWNISGDATQLHQVLMNLCVNARDAMPDGGILRISAENLFIDEDYAHINNDAKVGPYIVVTVSDTGTGISPGILDRIFEPFFTTKEHGKGTGLGLSTALGIMKSHGGFITVYSEIGKGSVFKVYLPAITTTETLKAQQHQHELPVGHGESILVVDDEDQILELTRKTLETHGYRVITANNGEEAIALYKQNREIIKLVLMDMMMPVMEGQESIRIISGVNPEVKIIAVSGLAEKDKLKKIAEAHVNAFLPKPYTAEKLLKTIHEVIGAKHGAGEHV, from the coding sequence GATTATCATCTTCGTGCAGCTCAGGGTTACCAAACAGAGCAAATTTAGATTGCTTGATATTTTATGGCTTTTGGCCTGGTTTGGGTTCATTCACGGAATAAGCGAATTCATCGATATGTTCATGCTCATTAAAGGGAACCTTCTTTTCCTAAGAATTCTTGGTGCCTTGGTTTTGTTTATTTCTTTCTTATTTCTCTTCTTATTCGGTTATCGGATGATTAATATCGGCGAGAGAAAGAGACTCGGGTCTTGGTTTCCATTTACAATCGCCCTTTTATTTTTTGGACTGCCAGCAGTATTTGGAGCAACATCTTTTGATAACTGGAATATTTCATCAAGATACTTTTTGGGTTTTCCAGGTGCGATTTTAAGTGCTATTGGATTTGTTTTATATTATAAAAGTGAAGCTAAGAAATTAGGAGAAGCCAAAGTTAAAAAATATTTTATTCTTATCGCTTTATTATTTGGGCTTTATGCGATATTTGGAGGGTGGGTAGTCCCCCAAGCGAATTTTTATCCAGCTTCGGCGATAAACAACGCATGGTTTACTTCCTCGTTTGGCATTCCTGTTCAAATTTTCCGTGCTATGATTGCGGTGGGAATTGCCTGGTCTCTCTGGAATATAGTGAACATTTTCAATGTAGAAGAGACTGTCGAGCATAGGCGTGTGAACGAGGAGCTTCGAGAAAGCGAGGAACGCTACCGCAAACTTGTAGAGTTGTCTCCGGATGCAATATCAATTCACAGCGAGGGCAAGATTGTATTTATCAATGCTGCCGGTGCGAAACTTCTTGGTGCTGCAAATCCTGAACAATTGATTGGAAAACCAGTGATGGATTTCGTTCATCCTGATTATCGGGATATCGCCAGGGAGCGAATCCAATTGATGGGAGAGGAAGGGAAGAACGTATCTCCTGCTGAACAAAAGTTCATCAAACTTGACGGGTCAGTTATAGATGTAGAGGTGATAGCAATGCCTTTCACCTATCAGGGTAAGTCCGGGATACAGGTAATCATCCGCGATATTACAGAGCATAAGATGGCGGAGGAGGCATTGATACAATCTGAAGAAAAATATCGCATGTTAATAGATAACATTCAGGATGGCGTGTTCATTATACAGGGTGATAAGATCCAATTTGCCAATGAAGCATTTGCCAAAGTGGTTGGATACACGGTGCAAGAAGTTATAGGAAAGGACTTTAGAGAACTTGTTGCACCGGAGGATTTGAAGATAGTTGCAGATCATTATCATCGAAGGCAGGCGGGAGAGGATATCCCTCGTGAATATGAATTCCATATGCTGCACAAGGACGGGAGAAACAGAATGCTTGTCAATATGAACGTTGGACTTATCACTTTTCGCGGCGGGATGGCAAGTATGGGGACAGTGAAGGATATAACGGAAAAGAAAAAACTTGAGTCGCAGTTACTCCGAGCGCAGCGGATGGACAGCATAGGAACGCTCGCCAGCGGCATAGCACACGACATCAACAATGTGCTGACACCAATAATGCTGTCACAGGAACTATTACAAGAAAAATTCACAGATGAAGAAAGCCATAGATTGCTTAATGCAATCGAGAGGAGTACACAACGCGGAGCTAGTTTGATGAAACAGGTTATGTCATATGCAAGAGGCGTTGAGGGTGAACGCAATGCGCTTCAAATAGCGCACCTTATATCGGAGATAAGGCAGATAGCAAAAGAGACTTTCCCAAGAAATATTGAAATCAGAACTGATATACCTAAAGACCTGTGGAATATCTCTGGAGATGCCACACAGTTGCATCAGGTTTTAATGAACCTCTGCGTGAATGCACGTGATGCGATGCCAGACGGCGGAATACTTCGCATATCTGCTGAAAATCTATTCATTGATGAAGATTACGCTCATATCAATAATGATGCCAAAGTCGGTCCATACATTGTAGTCACAGTATCTGATACAGGAACTGGAATTTCTCCCGGCATATTGGATAGGATTTTTGAGCCATTTTTTACGACAAAGGAACATGGAAAAGGCACAGGACTAGGTCTTTCTACAGCACTTGGGATTATGAAAAGTCATGGTGGGTTTATAACAGTATATAGCGAGATTGGAAAAGGAAGTGTATTTAAAGTTTATTTGCCTGCTATTACAACAACTGAAACACTGAAAGCGCAGCAGCATCAACATGAACTGCCGGTGGGTCATGGAGAGTCAATTCTTGTTGTTGATGATGAAGACCAGATTCTTGAGTTAACCAGAAAAACATTGGAAACACATGGATATAGAGTAATCACAGCCAATAATGGAGAAGAGGCGATTGCATTGTACAAACAAAATAGAGAAATAATAAAACTTGTTCTTATGGATATGATGATGCCGGTAATGGAGGGTCAGGAAAGCATTAGAATAATAAGCGGAGTCAATCCTGAAGTCAAAATCATCGCAGTTAGTGGATTGGCAGAGAAGGATAAACTTAAAAAAATCGCCGAGGCTCATGTAAATGCCTTTTTACCAAAGCCTTACACTGCCGAGAAATTATTGAAAACTATACATGAAGTTATAGGTGCAAAACATGGTGCCGGTGAGCATGTCTAA
- a CDS encoding YkgJ family cysteine cluster protein: MTPENIKTNDIEREIKDIISFPEDHFIEIIREVGFECNSCGKCCTSEFNDHVFLLDEDAERIIEHAGKDFLRPAPYYEFCDNKGRFYVMGYALKNKSRGHCIFYTGGRCEHYDIRPLICRIYPYTLHREADEKGNIDWRHIAGLNQHGFYYSDMNDETSENIVKDVKKYEIAFLEQKLRFMNSIRDLFKEHSLRHSQQMYDKKMREFEKGKEIEVFVFFQGKFEKETVSKPIIIPG, encoded by the coding sequence TTGACTCCAGAAAACATAAAAACGAACGACATCGAGAGGGAAATAAAAGATATAATTTCCTTCCCGGAAGACCATTTCATTGAAATAATCCGTGAGGTAGGATTTGAATGCAATAGCTGTGGCAAATGCTGCACCAGTGAATTCAATGATCATGTTTTTCTCCTTGATGAGGATGCGGAAAGGATCATCGAACATGCTGGCAAGGACTTCCTTCGCCCCGCGCCTTATTATGAATTTTGCGATAACAAGGGAAGATTCTATGTCATGGGCTATGCCCTTAAGAACAAATCACGAGGACATTGTATATTCTACACCGGGGGGCGTTGCGAACATTATGACATAAGGCCGCTTATCTGCAGGATATATCCATACACGCTTCACAGGGAGGCGGATGAAAAGGGAAATATTGATTGGAGACATATAGCCGGTTTGAACCAGCATGGTTTTTATTATAGTGATATGAACGATGAAACAAGCGAAAATATTGTAAAAGACGTAAAAAAATATGAAATAGCGTTCCTGGAGCAAAAACTGAGATTCATGAATTCAATTAGAGACCTTTTCAAAGAACATTCTCTCAGGCACAGCCAGCAAATGTATGATAAAAAAATGAGGGAGTTTGAAAAGGGAAAAGAAATAGAAGTATTTGTCTTCTTTCAAGGCAAATTTGAAAAAGAGACAGTATCCAAACCTATTATTATCCCGGGCTGA
- the comE gene encoding sulfopyruvate decarboxylase subunit beta, with product MISPESKVVEILKKNRINFAATLPCDRIKALLPQIGKNMTTLPLTREENGVGICAGIYLGGGRPVMVIQSTGIGNMINALESLNLTYGIPLPVLASWRGVYRESIEAQWQFGKRLPAILDAADIKYTILNTQDELDEIDTAIRDSFDNSRPHVILVSPAVWEGSMCEVSEPLEITPRTTELRLRSEIRKPAMTRYEAIKVITSLVNDDIIVANLGIPSKELFEIRDRKFNFYMLGSMGLVSSIGLGLSIVQKRHVYVIDGDGSLLMNPNALTAIGACASENMTVVAIDNAAYGSTGNQETATFRQIDLEFLAKASGIGDTVKVHTIEELREALQRKAGFVHVIVKPVNMKCKEIPLSAHEIKERFMKALA from the coding sequence ATGATAAGTCCGGAGAGCAAAGTCGTTGAAATCCTGAAAAAGAACAGGATAAATTTTGCAGCTACGCTTCCGTGCGATAGGATCAAAGCCCTTCTCCCTCAGATCGGCAAAAATATGACAACGCTTCCTTTGACCCGAGAAGAGAACGGTGTGGGAATATGCGCAGGCATATACCTGGGGGGCGGAAGACCTGTTATGGTGATCCAGAGCACAGGGATAGGCAATATGATAAATGCCCTGGAATCCCTCAATTTGACATACGGGATACCTTTACCAGTGCTGGCAAGCTGGCGCGGCGTTTACAGAGAATCGATCGAAGCCCAATGGCAGTTCGGTAAAAGGCTTCCTGCAATCCTGGATGCCGCAGATATAAAATATACGATCTTAAATACCCAGGATGAACTGGATGAGATCGATACTGCGATCAGGGATTCTTTTGACAATTCAAGACCTCATGTCATATTGGTTTCACCTGCAGTATGGGAAGGCTCCATGTGTGAAGTGTCTGAGCCTCTTGAGATAACCCCCCGAACAACGGAATTGAGGTTAAGGTCGGAAATAAGGAAACCTGCAATGACAAGATATGAGGCAATTAAGGTAATTACCTCACTGGTTAATGATGATATCATTGTCGCGAACCTCGGCATCCCTTCAAAGGAATTATTTGAGATCAGGGACAGGAAGTTTAATTTCTATATGCTCGGTTCGATGGGTTTGGTGTCTTCCATAGGTCTCGGTCTTTCCATTGTGCAGAAAAGGCATGTGTATGTGATCGATGGAGATGGGAGTCTCCTTATGAATCCGAACGCTCTGACAGCTATCGGCGCCTGCGCTTCCGAAAACATGACTGTGGTTGCCATAGATAATGCAGCATACGGCTCCACGGGAAACCAGGAAACGGCAACCTTCAGGCAGATTGATCTCGAATTTCTCGCAAAGGCAAGCGGGATAGGAGATACCGTCAAAGTGCATACCATTGAGGAATTGAGAGAGGCGTTGCAGCGCAAAGCAGGTTTTGTTCATGTGATAGTGAAGCCTGTAAACATGAAATGCAAGGAAATCCCCCTGTCGGCGCACGAGATCAAAGAGAGATTCATGAAAGCGTTGGCATGA
- a CDS encoding cysteate synthase, with the protein MTESEYACGKRVSSSQSSISISKNPKFHLECTGCSGIYFDDRLKCTTDNALLRTKYSNRQIMLKDVPGMGKFHDWLPVNEIITSDSGPITYKSTELAAELGLNNLYVSFNGYWPENGAFIKTCSFKELEAFPTIQKIKNSGKSLVLASAGNTARAFAHVSALTGVKVYIVVPASGVPRLWLPEEPTDSIHIIQMGKNCDYTDSIHLAERLSSLPGMMAEGGARNVARRDGMGTVMLDASLYMRRMPDHYFQAIGSGTGGIASWEASMRLLEDGRFGKRLPQLHLSQNLPFAPMFHAWNAKRREIIKDLDMPNPKELIHKMYADILSNREPPYSVPGGVYDALCSTDGTMYGISNNDTKDAQRLFERFEGIDIFPPAAVAVASLMEAVNSHKVDAEEHICLNITGGGVKRLEMDYSLHKIEPAACAENAIVPLEEIIHRKVLAV; encoded by the coding sequence ATGACAGAAAGCGAATATGCATGCGGCAAAAGGGTTTCCAGCTCGCAATCATCTATTTCGATATCTAAGAATCCCAAATTCCATCTTGAATGCACAGGCTGTTCGGGCATTTATTTTGACGACCGGCTGAAGTGCACTACCGACAATGCCCTTTTGCGGACAAAGTACAGCAATCGCCAGATCATGCTGAAGGATGTTCCAGGGATGGGAAAGTTCCATGACTGGCTGCCCGTAAATGAAATCATCACTTCAGATTCCGGACCGATCACATACAAAAGCACTGAACTTGCGGCAGAATTGGGATTGAATAATTTATACGTATCTTTTAACGGCTACTGGCCAGAAAATGGGGCTTTTATCAAAACCTGCAGTTTCAAGGAACTGGAAGCCTTTCCCACCATCCAGAAGATCAAGAATTCAGGCAAATCTCTTGTCCTGGCGTCAGCCGGGAACACCGCGCGTGCCTTTGCCCACGTATCCGCGCTGACAGGCGTAAAAGTTTATATCGTTGTGCCGGCAAGCGGAGTGCCAAGGCTATGGCTTCCCGAGGAGCCTACAGATTCAATTCATATTATCCAGATGGGAAAGAACTGCGATTATACTGATTCCATTCACCTTGCAGAGCGCCTCTCATCCCTTCCTGGCATGATGGCGGAAGGGGGGGCAAGGAACGTGGCGCGGAGGGATGGAATGGGAACCGTGATGCTGGACGCCTCATTATACATGAGGCGGATGCCCGATCATTATTTCCAGGCCATAGGGAGTGGGACGGGCGGCATTGCGTCATGGGAAGCGTCGATGCGCTTGCTTGAAGATGGAAGGTTCGGAAAAAGACTGCCGCAGCTCCACCTTTCGCAGAACCTGCCTTTTGCGCCCATGTTCCATGCATGGAATGCAAAAAGACGCGAGATCATTAAGGACCTTGACATGCCTAATCCCAAGGAGCTCATTCATAAGATGTACGCCGACATACTATCCAACAGAGAACCGCCGTATTCTGTTCCGGGCGGTGTCTACGATGCGCTGTGTTCCACCGACGGAACGATGTACGGAATCTCAAATAATGATACAAAAGACGCACAGAGGTTATTCGAGCGGTTTGAAGGGATAGACATATTCCCTCCGGCCGCAGTTGCGGTTGCATCCCTTATGGAAGCGGTGAATAGCCATAAAGTAGACGCAGAGGAACACATTTGTCTGAACATAACGGGGGGAGGCGTGAAGCGACTCGAAATGGATTATTCCCTGCACAAAATAGAGCCGGCGGCATGTGCCGAAAATGCGATCGTGCCGCTTGAAGAGATAATCCACAGAAAAGTATTGGCCGTATAA
- the map gene encoding type II methionyl aminopeptidase — MNETIHEYYIEAGKIAASARNEAISRVRADVPLIEIAEFAENRIRELGGKPAFPCNISVNEIASHYTPEDGAPCFKKGDVVKIDVGVHIEGYIADTASTIEIGTDKHCCLIKACEEALGNAITSTKDGIQTRTIGKIIESTIKRYGFNPIRDLTGHSLERYDLHSGITVPNYGSVFSQKMKKDMVFAIEPFATYGKGDIRYGKSHIFALTGRTKVSAELRKSIGCLPFSRRWIPGIRMEDLRGLREYHELIEKSNEIVAQAEHTVIVHPEGCEIIT, encoded by the coding sequence ATGAACGAAACTATCCATGAATACTATATCGAAGCAGGAAAAATAGCCGCAAGTGCGAGGAACGAAGCCATTTCCAGGGTAAGAGCAGATGTTCCGCTTATTGAGATCGCCGAATTTGCCGAGAACAGGATAAGAGAGCTGGGGGGAAAACCTGCATTCCCCTGCAATATTTCTGTCAATGAGATTGCATCACATTACACACCCGAAGACGGCGCACCATGCTTCAAAAAAGGTGATGTTGTAAAAATAGACGTTGGTGTTCATATCGAAGGGTATATCGCGGATACAGCAAGCACTATCGAGATAGGGACAGATAAGCACTGCTGTCTGATAAAAGCCTGCGAAGAGGCGCTTGGGAATGCCATTACATCCACTAAGGACGGTATCCAGACAAGAACGATCGGGAAGATAATTGAAAGCACGATCAAGAGATACGGTTTCAACCCGATCAGGGATCTGACGGGGCACAGCCTGGAGCGATATGACCTGCACTCAGGTATCACTGTTCCGAATTATGGGAGCGTCTTCAGCCAGAAAATGAAAAAGGACATGGTATTTGCGATTGAACCTTTTGCCACATATGGCAAAGGAGATATAAGATACGGAAAATCCCACATTTTTGCACTAACGGGAAGGACAAAAGTGAGTGCTGAACTGAGAAAAAGCATTGGATGCCTTCCTTTTTCGCGCCGCTGGATTCCAGGTATAAGGATGGAAGACCTGAGAGGGCTTCGGGAATATCATGAGCTTATTGAAAAAAGCAACGAAATTGTAGCCCAGGCAGAACACACGGTGATAGTACACCCCGAAGGATGCGAGATTATTACATGA
- a CDS encoding DMT family transporter, which yields MNPAQIRNIFAGYGEIIAAAILWGLAGIFGKMIIGMSAQSIIFYRVTIAFIILFAVLLISGNLYRVHLKNKKSYLVMFSILQAATMLTYFEAILNASVSIAVLLLYTAPVYVTVLSPLLLKERATKKGLIALLLSIAGILFIVGPEKPDFSLQSIGIIAGILSGIAYGFQIMTSKFISSTYSGYTQAFWSFLVAALVLLPSGLVPMDVFSSNVIFLILLAIFPTILAVSLYFNGLAKVRAASASILGLIEPVSAIVLSVLILNERLAFPEVIGGAFILAGAALVATDR from the coding sequence ATGAACCCAGCGCAAATCCGGAATATCTTTGCAGGCTACGGGGAGATAATTGCAGCAGCTATACTCTGGGGACTTGCAGGAATATTTGGGAAAATGATCATTGGAATGTCAGCCCAGAGCATTATTTTTTACAGGGTGACCATTGCATTCATAATACTGTTCGCTGTATTATTGATTTCAGGAAATCTTTATAGAGTACACCTTAAAAATAAGAAATCCTATCTGGTCATGTTCAGTATTCTTCAGGCAGCAACCATGCTTACGTATTTCGAGGCCATATTGAATGCATCGGTCTCTATTGCAGTTCTACTTTTATATACAGCGCCTGTATATGTTACGGTACTTTCGCCACTGCTTTTGAAGGAAAGGGCAACTAAGAAAGGGTTGATAGCCCTTCTTCTATCCATCGCAGGCATCCTGTTCATTGTTGGCCCTGAAAAACCTGATTTCTCGCTGCAATCCATCGGGATAATAGCAGGCATACTTTCTGGCATAGCTTATGGCTTCCAGATAATGACCTCAAAGTTCATCAGCTCCACATATTCAGGTTACACCCAGGCTTTCTGGAGTTTCCTGGTAGCCGCGCTCGTCCTCCTCCCATCGGGTCTTGTACCAATGGATGTCTTTTCCTCCAACGTAATTTTTCTCATACTTTTAGCTATATTCCCGACCATACTTGCCGTTTCACTTTATTTTAACGGATTGGCGAAAGTGAGAGCTGCAAGTGCGAGCATCCTCGGGTTGATAGAGCCAGTAAGTGCTATTGTATTATCAGTTCTTATTCTTAATGAAAGGCTTGCATTTCCAGAGGTAATCGGGGGGGCATTTATATTGGCGGGTGCAGCATTAGTTGCTACGGACAGATGA
- a CDS encoding TatD family nuclease-associated radical SAM protein, with protein sequence MDRKDIIIYEAHGNLYLNITNRCTAECVFCIKRHSDGVYGYNLRLSKEPALSEIINELSMSDLSKYNEVVFTGLGEPLARLNEVLEITKWLTTRGMKTRLDTIGHAKLLYPDRKVARELAEAGMKIVSISLNAHDEDTYNQLCDPKFKNSYKKMLEFARDVSKAGMELRFTVVNLPVVDIGKCKEIAKDYCADFKVRGYGGPA encoded by the coding sequence ATGGACAGAAAAGACATTATTATCTACGAAGCACACGGGAACCTGTATCTCAACATTACTAACAGATGTACCGCAGAATGTGTTTTTTGCATAAAACGCCATTCTGATGGAGTATACGGATACAACCTGCGCCTGTCAAAAGAACCAGCACTTTCTGAAATAATAAATGAACTCTCGATGAGCGACCTTTCAAAATACAATGAAGTGGTGTTCACCGGGCTTGGGGAACCTCTGGCGCGCTTGAACGAGGTTCTCGAGATTACAAAATGGCTCACGACGCGGGGTATGAAAACCCGGCTTGATACTATCGGCCATGCCAAACTTTTGTACCCTGATAGAAAGGTGGCAAGGGAACTGGCAGAAGCAGGTATGAAAATTGTATCCATAAGCCTGAATGCGCATGATGAAGATACATATAACCAGCTTTGCGATCCAAAGTTCAAGAACTCATACAAAAAAATGCTTGAATTTGCCCGGGACGTCTCGAAAGCGGGGATGGAACTTCGGTTCACAGTGGTAAATCTGCCGGTGGTGGATATTGGAAAATGTAAAGAGATTGCCAAAGATTATTGTGCCGACTTCAAGGTCCGGGGTTATGGGGGGCCTGCATAA
- a CDS encoding rhomboid family intramembrane serine protease, producing MAKECDYCGFRDPMPFTCKFCGRSYCYNHRLPESHDCQGLAAYKEKVRESGKFPYKPAANVKKYRKPFYSPLMGALSVMKSNYSLTILIVVAISFILQYLIPSYTLDLALFPQEVLTRPWTLVTHIFLHSGPIHILFNMMFLFFLGPELERRIGSNRFLMVFFLSGIVAGIGYSLWSVLVLDSSAPAIGASGALFGIFACLTVLAPHMEIYVYFIPMKITYSLIFFALLDLLFIGSGDAIARSAHLSGVLAGLLIGRHLKNTGKYISY from the coding sequence ATGGCAAAAGAATGTGATTATTGTGGTTTCAGGGACCCCATGCCCTTCACATGCAAGTTCTGCGGCAGGTCATATTGTTATAATCACCGATTGCCCGAATCCCATGATTGCCAGGGACTTGCCGCCTACAAAGAAAAGGTCCGTGAGAGCGGGAAGTTCCCGTATAAACCCGCCGCCAATGTAAAGAAATACAGAAAGCCATTTTACAGCCCTTTGATGGGTGCATTATCAGTAATGAAAAGCAATTATTCGCTGACTATCCTGATAGTGGTTGCGATATCATTCATCCTGCAATATCTTATCCCATCGTATACTCTGGATCTGGCTCTTTTTCCTCAAGAAGTTCTAACACGTCCATGGACTCTCGTGACGCATATCTTTCTGCACTCAGGTCCGATACATATCCTATTCAACATGATGTTTTTATTTTTCCTCGGGCCTGAACTTGAGCGCAGGATTGGAAGCAACAGGTTCTTGATGGTCTTTTTCCTTTCCGGCATTGTGGCAGGTATTGGCTATTCGCTATGGTCCGTTCTTGTCCTGGATTCTTCTGCTCCCGCAATCGGGGCATCCGGAGCGCTATTTGGGATATTTGCATGCCTTACAGTCCTGGCCCCGCATATGGAAATATACGTCTATTTCATCCCGATGAAAATAACATATTCACTGATATTTTTTGCCCTGCTTGACCTGCTGTTCATAGGTTCGGGAGACGCGATCGCTCGCAGTGCCCATTTAAGCGGTGTGCTTGCAGGGCTGCTGATTGGCAGGCACCTCAAAAATACCGGGAAATACATCAGTTATTAG
- a CDS encoding response regulator, whose product MMNRKIHLSDTQIKILVVDDEKVIVNTLRMSLESDNYKVVEAYTGDGAIEKARSEAPDLILLDIMLRDMTGYEVCNRIRKDPLTRSIPIIMLTGMGEIGRMAGMELGADEYITKPFNLNELKSKIRTVLRR is encoded by the coding sequence ATGATGAATAGGAAAATCCATTTATCTGATACGCAGATCAAAATATTAGTTGTAGATGATGAGAAAGTTATAGTAAATACATTGAGGATGTCTCTTGAATCAGATAACTACAAAGTTGTCGAAGCATACACTGGTGACGGAGCGATAGAGAAAGCACGCAGCGAAGCTCCTGATTTAATCTTATTGGATATCATGCTTAGAGACATGACTGGCTATGAGGTATGTAACAGGATTAGAAAAGATCCATTGACCCGATCAATTCCAATTATTATGCTGACAGGGATGGGTGAAATAGGAAGAATGGCAGGCATGGAATTAGGGGCAGATGAATATATTACAAAGCCATTTAATCTAAATGAACTTAAATCGAAAATTCGTACTGTTCTGCGGCGTTAG